The Virgibacillus phasianinus genome includes a window with the following:
- a CDS encoding response regulator translates to MVKKDLTKIVLIDDHKLFREGVKRILEFESSFEIIAEGDDGNVASQLVAKYKPDVVLMDINMPDMNGVQATSNLVRHHPNTSVIILSIHDDESYVTHALKTGAQGYLLKEMDSDSLIEAIKVVSEGGSYLHPRVTHNLVQEFRRLAKEVPANRTELGADYRKPLHLLTRRECEVLQLLAEGKSNRGVADSLYISEKTVKNHVSNILQKMNVNDRTQAVVSAIRKGWVEII, encoded by the coding sequence ATGGTAAAAAAAGATCTTACAAAAATTGTGTTAATAGATGATCATAAGCTTTTTCGAGAAGGGGTTAAGCGCATATTGGAGTTTGAATCTTCTTTTGAAATAATTGCAGAAGGTGACGATGGCAATGTTGCTTCTCAATTAGTGGCTAAATATAAGCCGGATGTGGTGTTGATGGACATTAACATGCCTGACATGAACGGGGTACAGGCTACCTCAAATCTCGTTAGACATCATCCGAATACAAGTGTTATTATCTTATCCATTCATGACGATGAAAGTTATGTTACGCATGCATTAAAGACTGGTGCACAGGGCTATTTATTGAAAGAGATGGATTCCGATTCATTAATTGAGGCAATTAAAGTTGTAAGCGAGGGTGGATCCTATTTACACCCGCGTGTTACCCATAATTTAGTTCAAGAGTTTCGCCGGCTTGCAAAAGAGGTTCCTGCAAATCGCACTGAACTTGGAGCAGATTACCGCAAACCATTGCATTTGCTTACGCGTCGTGAATGTGAAGTACTGCAGCTGCTGGCTGAAGGGAAAAGCAACCGTGGTGTCGCTGATTCATTATATATCAGTGAAAAGACGGTGAAAAACCACGTAAGCAATATCCTTCAAAAAATGAATGTAAATGATCGGACACAAGCTGTTGTATCGGCAATCCGTAAAGGATGGGTAGAGATAATTTAA
- a CDS encoding DegV family protein, with amino-acid sequence MKIAVMTDSTAYIPRQIRESESIHMVPLNVVFGEVSYQEEVDLSTGEFYHMVKQSENLPKTSQPSIGSIIDKLEMLAMDYDAVISVHLSSGISGTYQAVVSAGKMVEGITVYPFDSEISCLPQGFYALEAAKMARENALPGAIIDRLEQMKQNMCAYFMVDDLSHLQRGGRLNGAQVLVGSLLQIKPLLHFVDKQIVPFEKIRTRKKALNRIIGLLEEDINNGKPVKVAIIHGNAEQKALEMKRELEEKHPSIDCQISYFGPVIGTHLGSGSIGIGWYIV; translated from the coding sequence ATGAAAATTGCTGTAATGACAGATAGTACAGCATATATTCCAAGACAAATCCGGGAAAGTGAATCGATTCATATGGTCCCGTTAAATGTTGTTTTTGGAGAAGTGTCCTACCAGGAAGAAGTTGATTTATCAACCGGCGAATTCTATCATATGGTAAAACAATCTGAGAACCTGCCCAAGACTTCTCAGCCTTCTATTGGTTCTATCATCGATAAACTTGAAATGCTGGCAATGGATTACGATGCAGTTATATCTGTTCATCTTTCAAGTGGTATAAGTGGTACATATCAGGCAGTTGTTAGTGCCGGTAAGATGGTAGAAGGAATAACTGTTTATCCATTTGATTCTGAAATTAGTTGCTTACCGCAGGGTTTCTATGCTTTAGAGGCGGCAAAAATGGCAAGGGAGAATGCATTGCCTGGAGCTATCATTGATCGGTTGGAGCAAATGAAACAAAACATGTGTGCATACTTTATGGTTGACGATCTCAGCCATTTGCAGCGCGGCGGACGATTAAATGGAGCGCAAGTACTTGTAGGAAGTTTATTGCAGATTAAGCCTCTTCTTCATTTTGTCGATAAGCAAATTGTTCCTTTTGAAAAAATCCGAACTCGAAAAAAGGCGTTGAACAGAATTATCGGCTTATTGGAAGAAGACATTAATAATGGGAAACCAGTAAAAGTAGCAATCATTCACGGAAACGCCGAACAAAAGGCGCTTGAAATGAAACGGGAATTGGAAGAAAAACATCCTTCAATTGATTGCCAAATCAGTTATTTTGGCCCCGTTATCGGTACCCATTTAGGGTCGGGTTCAATCGGTATTGGCTGGTATATAGTCTAG
- a CDS encoding DEAD/DEAH box helicase: MNELTPFDPHSELTLALRYSGKLLLRKEIPLDHATFQQLLNQQQFIPHASIIRKFSGPKCNRCNNQKRSLFGIIPCQICRKQHLYCRKCIEMGRVLECESLYSWQGSKPDWLSHANPCSWIGELTKRQKLASERIVEAVTNLEKELLIWAVCGAGKTEMLYAGITSALKKGKRVCLATPRADVVRELLPRFRQAFSSVHIQGLYGGSKDNDGTAQLILATTHQLLRFQAAFDLMIIDEVDAFPFHADPSLPYATSRAKNETSTTIYLTATPRKMHRKRIARNNLAHIFVPVRFHGHPLPVPTMKMSLNLRKSIQRFLPPNHFFTWLKNRRTPSRQLLLFVPTINLAERMGEKLIEKLLISEDITSELDLVTVHASDVNREEKVMQFRNKEILILITTTILERGVTFPSVDVAVIDAGHEVFDEAALVQISGRAGRSIDDPDGEVVFFHDGKTDAMVKAIRSIKSMNRRGGFK, encoded by the coding sequence ATGAACGAACTAACCCCCTTTGATCCACATTCTGAGCTGACATTAGCTTTGCGCTATTCCGGCAAATTATTGCTTCGGAAGGAAATCCCCCTCGACCATGCAACATTTCAACAACTGCTCAATCAACAACAATTTATTCCCCATGCTTCCATCATCAGGAAATTTAGCGGTCCTAAATGCAATCGATGCAACAATCAAAAACGTTCATTATTTGGAATAATTCCCTGCCAAATTTGTCGTAAACAGCATCTCTATTGCCGGAAATGTATTGAGATGGGTAGGGTGCTGGAATGTGAATCACTATACAGTTGGCAAGGATCAAAACCGGACTGGCTAAGCCATGCTAATCCGTGTTCGTGGATTGGCGAACTGACTAAGCGCCAAAAGTTAGCCAGTGAGCGGATTGTTGAGGCTGTAACCAATCTTGAAAAAGAACTTCTCATTTGGGCTGTCTGTGGCGCTGGGAAAACCGAAATGCTTTACGCGGGAATCACGTCGGCACTTAAAAAAGGCAAACGAGTCTGCTTGGCAACACCGCGAGCAGATGTTGTACGTGAGCTGCTCCCTAGGTTTCGTCAAGCGTTTTCCTCCGTTCACATCCAAGGGTTATATGGAGGAAGCAAAGATAATGATGGCACCGCTCAGCTAATTCTTGCAACCACCCATCAATTGCTTCGCTTCCAAGCAGCCTTTGATCTGATGATTATTGATGAGGTTGATGCATTTCCATTTCATGCTGATCCCTCGCTACCATATGCTACTAGCCGTGCTAAAAATGAAACAAGCACGACGATTTACCTGACTGCCACACCTCGCAAGATGCATCGAAAAAGAATCGCAAGGAATAATTTAGCTCATATTTTTGTGCCTGTTCGATTTCACGGGCATCCCTTACCTGTCCCTACAATGAAAATGTCCTTAAATCTTCGTAAAAGTATCCAGCGTTTTCTTCCGCCCAATCATTTTTTTACCTGGTTAAAAAATAGAAGGACACCAAGTCGACAATTATTACTATTTGTCCCGACCATTAATTTGGCAGAACGAATGGGGGAGAAGCTGATTGAAAAGCTATTGATTTCAGAGGATATTACCTCGGAATTGGACCTGGTTACAGTGCATGCCTCCGATGTGAACAGAGAAGAAAAGGTTATGCAATTCCGAAACAAGGAAATTTTAATATTAATTACAACAACCATTTTGGAACGTGGAGTGACATTTCCTTCGGTGGATGTTGCGGTAATTGATGCGGGACATGAGGTGTTTGATGAAGCCGCATTGGTTCAAATCTCGGGGCGTGCTGGCAGAAGCATTGATGATCCAGATGGAGAAGTAGTATTTTTTCACGATGGCAAGACCGATGCGATGGTAAAAGCAATAAGGTCAATCAAATCAATGAATCGGCGGGGAGGTTTTAAATAG
- a CDS encoding ComF family protein, with the protein MNQSVFLYNPAIKEMISKWKYRGDYCLGDIFKESFVQTFKTAFGNEINDSIVVPIPLSDERLLERGFNQSAMLADYLQVEKKEILTRIHGEKQSKKTRIERISARNPFSLNAVVSNKVILIDDIYTTGATLRHAATLLQEAGCPKVSSFTLIRG; encoded by the coding sequence ATGAATCAATCTGTTTTTCTATATAATCCTGCAATAAAAGAAATGATTTCAAAATGGAAGTATCGCGGGGATTATTGTTTAGGTGATATTTTCAAAGAGTCATTTGTTCAGACCTTTAAGACTGCATTTGGTAATGAAATAAACGATTCAATTGTGGTTCCAATTCCATTAAGCGATGAACGGTTACTGGAACGCGGATTTAATCAATCCGCAATGCTTGCAGACTATTTACAAGTGGAAAAAAAAGAAATATTAACCCGGATACATGGTGAGAAGCAATCCAAAAAAACACGGATCGAAAGAATTTCAGCACGTAATCCATTTTCCTTAAACGCCGTGGTAAGTAACAAGGTTATTTTGATTGATGATATCTATACAACCGGCGCGACTCTGCGTCATGCTGCGACATTATTACAGGAAGCGGGGTGTCCGAAAGTAAGTTCATTTACATTAATTAGGGGATAA
- the hpf gene encoding ribosome hibernation-promoting factor, HPF/YfiA family, with protein sequence MKYNIRGENIEVTGSIRDYVQKKIGKLERYFDTPPTSDVHVNLSVYNDEQKIEVTIPMTNLLLRAEEQHIDLYAAIDLVVDKLERQIRKYKTKVNRRSRQNGAAKHIFAELEKEQIDNNVEEDSDEIEIVKTKRFDLKPMDSEEAVLQMDMLGHTFYVFTNSISGDTNVVYRRRDGRYGIIEPNS encoded by the coding sequence ATGAAATACAACATTCGTGGTGAGAATATTGAGGTGACAGGTTCAATACGCGATTACGTGCAAAAGAAAATAGGCAAGCTGGAACGATATTTTGATACACCTCCAACTTCTGATGTACATGTAAATTTAAGTGTCTATAATGATGAGCAGAAAATTGAAGTAACAATTCCAATGACGAACTTATTGCTTCGGGCAGAGGAACAGCATATTGATTTGTACGCTGCCATCGACCTTGTGGTGGATAAGTTAGAAAGACAAATTCGCAAATATAAAACAAAAGTGAATCGCAGGTCGCGTCAAAATGGGGCTGCAAAACACATTTTCGCTGAACTTGAAAAAGAGCAAATAGACAATAATGTAGAAGAAGATTCAGATGAAATTGAAATTGTAAAGACAAAACGATTTGACCTTAAACCAATGGATTCTGAAGAAGCTGTACTGCAAATGGATATGCTTGGACATACATTTTATGTATTTACGAATTCCATTTCTGGAGATACTAATGTTGTTTATCGTCGAAGAGACGGAAGGTATGGAATTATTGAACCAAACAGTTAA
- the secA gene encoding preprotein translocase subunit SecA, with the protein MPGLLTKIFGDGNQKQLNRLQKTVDKIEALEPDCEKLADTDFQNKTEEFKERYRNGESLDDMLVEVFAVAREASKRVLGMRPFPVQLMGAIALHQGNIAEMKTGEGKTLASTMPAYLNAIAEKGVHIITVNEYLADRDAKEMGELYQFLGLTVGLNGNGLTKEEKRDAYYCDITYGTNNEFGFDYLRDNMVLYKEQMVQRPLNFAIIDEVDSILIDEARTPLIISGSAQKSASMYQQANGFVTTLKNETDYTYDVKTKGVQLTEEGINKAERYFNIENLFDLNNVTLTHHINQALKAKASMHRDTDYVVEDGEVVIVDQFTGRLMKGRRYSDGLHQAIEAKEGLQIQNESMTLASITFQNFFRMYQKLSGMTGTAKTEEEEFRNIYAMDVIAIPTNKTIVRDDRADMIYKSMEGKFRAVVENIKERYENGQPVLVGTVAVETSELISQMLKKSGVKHNVLNAKNHFREAEIIENAGQPGSVTIATNMAGRGTDIKLGEGVIDRGGLAVIGTERHESRRIDNQLRGRAGRQGDPGMSQFYLSMEDELMRRFGSDNLRNMMERLGMDDTQPIESKMVSRAVESAQKRVEGNNFDARKTVLSYDDVLRQQREIIYKQRFDVIDSENLRSIIEEMIKSTVERVVKSHMFDDEEDQELSAVIDYLYGNLLDPEDITLSDIEGKDTDEIIEVILDKVKVKYDQKEEELTAEQMREFEKVILLRTVDSKWMDHIDQMDQLRQGIHLRAYGQNDPLQEYQAEGFAMFEQMVIAIEEEVSKYVMKAQIRQNLQREEVAKDTQAVSGSEDDGKKKAKKPYVKKENIGRNDPCPCGSGKKYKNCHGK; encoded by the coding sequence ATGCCTGGATTATTAACAAAAATCTTTGGTGATGGAAACCAAAAACAATTGAATCGATTACAGAAAACTGTCGATAAAATCGAAGCATTAGAGCCAGATTGTGAAAAATTAGCAGACACAGACTTTCAAAATAAAACAGAAGAATTTAAAGAAAGATATAGAAATGGTGAATCGCTTGATGACATGCTTGTTGAAGTATTTGCCGTTGCACGTGAGGCTTCAAAACGTGTTCTAGGAATGCGCCCGTTCCCTGTTCAGCTTATGGGTGCCATAGCATTGCATCAGGGTAATATTGCGGAAATGAAAACCGGTGAAGGTAAAACACTTGCTTCCACGATGCCAGCCTATTTAAATGCAATTGCTGAAAAAGGTGTTCATATTATCACGGTCAATGAATACTTAGCAGATCGTGATGCGAAAGAAATGGGCGAACTATATCAATTTCTCGGTTTAACAGTAGGTTTAAATGGAAATGGATTAACAAAAGAAGAAAAACGTGACGCATATTACTGTGATATCACATACGGAACAAATAATGAATTTGGGTTCGATTATTTACGTGACAACATGGTGCTGTATAAAGAGCAAATGGTTCAGCGGCCATTAAACTTTGCAATTATTGATGAGGTCGACTCAATCCTAATTGATGAAGCAAGGACACCATTAATAATTTCAGGAAGTGCACAGAAATCAGCATCCATGTATCAACAGGCAAACGGATTTGTTACTACCTTAAAAAATGAAACAGATTATACGTACGATGTGAAGACAAAGGGTGTTCAATTAACGGAGGAAGGTATTAATAAAGCTGAACGATATTTCAATATCGAAAATTTATTTGATTTAAATAACGTGACCCTTACACACCACATTAATCAGGCGTTAAAAGCAAAAGCATCAATGCATCGTGACACAGATTATGTGGTTGAAGATGGGGAAGTGGTTATTGTTGATCAATTTACTGGACGTCTTATGAAAGGGCGCCGGTATAGTGATGGATTGCATCAGGCCATTGAAGCGAAAGAGGGTCTGCAAATCCAGAATGAAAGCATGACACTGGCATCAATCACATTCCAGAACTTTTTCAGAATGTATCAAAAGCTGTCTGGTATGACTGGTACAGCTAAAACAGAAGAAGAAGAATTTCGCAATATTTATGCGATGGATGTAATTGCTATTCCAACGAATAAGACAATTGTGCGTGATGACAGGGCGGACATGATCTATAAGTCAATGGAAGGTAAGTTTCGTGCAGTTGTTGAAAACATTAAAGAACGCTATGAAAATGGCCAGCCTGTATTGGTTGGTACGGTAGCGGTAGAAACATCTGAATTGATCTCGCAGATGTTAAAAAAATCCGGCGTTAAGCATAATGTATTGAATGCGAAAAATCATTTTCGTGAAGCAGAAATCATTGAAAACGCTGGTCAGCCTGGATCGGTGACGATTGCTACAAACATGGCTGGCCGTGGTACAGATATTAAATTAGGTGAGGGTGTAATTGACCGTGGAGGTTTAGCTGTAATTGGTACAGAACGCCACGAATCGAGACGTATCGATAATCAGTTGCGCGGCCGTGCTGGACGTCAGGGAGACCCGGGGATGTCGCAATTTTATCTTTCGATGGAAGACGAACTGATGCGTCGTTTTGGTTCAGATAATTTACGGAACATGATGGAACGACTTGGAATGGATGATACACAACCAATCGAAAGTAAAATGGTTTCCCGCGCTGTTGAGTCAGCACAAAAACGTGTGGAAGGAAATAACTTTGATGCACGTAAAACTGTTTTATCCTATGACGATGTATTACGCCAGCAAAGGGAAATAATCTATAAACAGCGTTTTGACGTTATTGATTCCGAAAATCTCCGCAGTATTATTGAGGAAATGATTAAATCCACAGTTGAACGTGTTGTGAAATCACACATGTTTGATGATGAAGAAGATCAGGAATTATCAGCAGTCATTGATTACTTGTATGGAAACCTTCTGGACCCAGAAGATATTACATTATCTGATATCGAAGGCAAGGATACAGATGAGATTATTGAGGTTATCCTGGATAAAGTGAAGGTAAAGTATGACCAAAAAGAGGAAGAATTAACGGCAGAGCAAATGCGTGAATTTGAAAAAGTAATTCTCCTGCGTACCGTTGATTCCAAATGGATGGACCACATTGACCAGATGGACCAGCTTAGACAGGGAATCCATTTACGTGCATATGGACAAAATGATCCACTGCAGGAATATCAGGCAGAAGGCTTTGCGATGTTCGAACAAATGGTTATAGCGATTGAAGAGGAAGTTTCTAAATATGTGATGAAAGCACAAATCCGTCAAAACCTCCAACGTGAAGAGGTTGCTAAAGACACACAAGCTGTATCCGGCAGTGAGGATGACGGAAAGAAAAAAGCGAAGAAACCATATGTGAAGAAAGAGAACATTGGCAGAAATGACCCTTGTCCTTGTGGAAGCGGGAAAAAATATAAAAATTGTCACGGAAAATAA
- the prfB gene encoding peptide chain release factor 2 (programmed frameshift) produces the protein MELAEIRNDLDKMDSRIEDFRGSLDLDVKKDRIKVLELEMTESNFWDDPDAAQKVINETNGIKEYVTKFEELEERLENTEVSYELVKEEQDTELFNELEKDLVSLRADINNFELHMLLSGPYDANNALLELHPGAGGTESQDWASMLLRMYQRWAESKNFKVETLDYLAGDEAGIKSVTLNIIGHNAYGYLKAEKGVHRLVRISPFDSSGRRHTSFVSCDVMPEFGDDVEVDIKTEDIKVDTYRSSGAGGQHVNTTDSAIRITHLPTNIVVTCQSERSQIKNRATAMKMLKSKLYQKELEKQQQELDDIRGEQKEIGWGSQIRSYVFHPYSMVKDHRTNLDIGNVQGVMDGDINPFIDAFLRSQINN, from the exons ATGGAATTAGCAGAAATAAGAAATGACTTGGACAAAATGGATTCACGAATTGAAGACTTTAGGGGGTCTCTT GACCTGGATGTCAAAAAAGATCGAATCAAAGTGCTTGAATTAGAAATGACAGAAAGCAATTTTTGGGATGATCCTGATGCTGCTCAAAAAGTAATAAACGAAACAAACGGCATTAAGGAATATGTCACAAAGTTTGAAGAGTTAGAAGAACGGTTGGAAAATACGGAAGTTAGTTATGAATTAGTCAAAGAAGAACAGGATACTGAACTTTTTAATGAACTTGAAAAAGATCTAGTATCCCTCCGCGCAGACATCAACAATTTTGAATTGCACATGCTCCTAAGCGGACCGTATGATGCAAACAACGCATTGCTTGAATTACATCCTGGTGCAGGAGGAACTGAGTCACAGGACTGGGCAAGCATGTTACTGCGAATGTACCAGAGGTGGGCTGAATCCAAAAACTTTAAAGTGGAAACATTGGATTATTTAGCCGGGGACGAAGCAGGTATTAAAAGTGTTACGTTGAATATCATAGGGCACAACGCCTACGGTTATTTAAAGGCTGAAAAAGGTGTCCATCGTCTTGTCCGAATTTCCCCGTTTGATTCATCGGGACGCAGACATACATCGTTTGTATCGTGTGATGTAATGCCTGAATTCGGTGACGATGTTGAGGTGGATATTAAAACAGAGGATATAAAAGTGGATACCTACCGTTCAAGCGGTGCAGGTGGACAGCATGTAAATACAACTGACTCAGCGATCCGGATAACGCATCTGCCGACGAATATCGTTGTTACATGTCAATCCGAACGTTCACAAATTAAAAATCGCGCGACAGCGATGAAAATGCTTAAATCAAAGCTATATCAAAAAGAACTTGAGAAGCAACAGCAGGAATTGGATGACATCCGCGGTGAGCAAAAGGAAATTGGCTGGGGAAGTCAGATACGTTCCTATGTTTTCCATCCGTATTCAATGGTTAAGGATCATCGGACAAATTTGGATATTGGTAATGTACAAGGTGTAATGGATGGAGACATTAATCCGTTCATCGATGCATTTTTACGTTCACAAATCAACAACTAA
- the cccB gene encoding cytochrome c551, whose amino-acid sequence MKTWIFMLLLGMVLLLSACGGNEKASDEPSGGTAEEIFQNNCAYCHGSDLSGGAGPDITEVGSRYSKQEIMEIIKEGKGAMPAGVVSGDDVEQIATWLAKKK is encoded by the coding sequence ATGAAGACATGGATTTTTATGCTTCTTTTAGGAATGGTACTTCTTCTTAGCGCTTGTGGTGGTAATGAAAAAGCAAGTGATGAACCATCCGGTGGCACAGCGGAAGAAATCTTCCAGAATAATTGCGCATATTGCCACGGATCAGACCTATCAGGCGGTGCTGGACCTGATATTACCGAAGTTGGCTCACGATACTCTAAGCAGGAAATTATGGAAATTATTAAAGAGGGTAAAGGTGCAATGCCGGCAGGGGTGGTTTCGGGCGACGATGTGGAACAGATTGCCACTTGGCTAGCAAAAAAGAAGTAG
- the ftsE gene encoding cell division ATP-binding protein FtsE, producing the protein MIKMKDVYKTYSNGVTALNGISTDIEQGEFVYIVGPSGAGKSTFVKLMYREVKPTTGTIMINDRDMSSLKERKVPYLRREIGVIFQDFKLLPKLSVYENIAFALEVIEESPRNIKKRVMDVLELVGLKNKARFIPDELSGGEQQRVSIARAIVNHPKIVIADEPTGNLDPETSWGIMRVFEEINSRGTTIIMATHSKEIVNTIKKRVIAVEDGLIVRDEHRGEYGYEI; encoded by the coding sequence ATGATTAAAATGAAGGATGTATATAAAACATATTCCAATGGGGTAACTGCCCTAAATGGGATAAGTACGGATATTGAACAAGGAGAATTTGTTTATATCGTCGGCCCAAGTGGTGCAGGGAAATCGACATTTGTTAAGTTAATGTACCGTGAAGTTAAACCAACTACGGGAACAATAATGATTAATGATAGAGATATGAGTTCGCTTAAAGAAAGGAAAGTTCCATATCTGCGTCGGGAAATAGGAGTTATTTTTCAGGACTTTAAATTGCTGCCCAAACTATCAGTCTATGAAAATATAGCATTTGCGTTGGAAGTAATCGAAGAGTCACCTAGAAATATTAAAAAACGCGTGATGGATGTGCTGGAACTCGTCGGCCTGAAAAACAAAGCCCGGTTTATCCCAGATGAGCTGTCAGGTGGCGAACAACAGCGGGTATCAATTGCACGTGCGATTGTAAACCATCCTAAAATTGTGATTGCCGATGAACCAACTGGTAATCTTGACCCGGAAACATCATGGGGGATTATGCGCGTATTTGAAGAAATCAATTCTCGAGGAACGACAATTATTATGGCAACACATAGTAAGGAAATAGTGAACACGATCAAGAAACGGGTTATTGCAGTTGAAGACGGTTTGATTGTTCGTGATGAACATCGAGGTGAATACGGATATGAAATTTAG
- the ftsX gene encoding permease-like cell division protein FtsX, giving the protein MKFRTAKRHLREGVKNIFRNGWMTVASVGAVTTTLILVAAFLALVFNLNQMAAEIEDDVEINVLIDRTADEAQIKTLGEKISVIDEVDTVEFSSKDEQLKKLIDSMGEQGKSWQLFKQDNPLNHVYIVTAKTPTDTMGIANQIKDFNSVKEVNYGKDVVQRLFEFNKYARTIGLVLIAGLVFTAIFLISNTIKLTIMARSREIGIMKLVGATNGFIRWPFFVEGMLLGVLGSIIPIGVILGGYYYLDTKISDRIDFSFVEILPFNPFAWQLSLIVLAIGALIGIWGSVMSVRKFLKV; this is encoded by the coding sequence ATGAAATTTAGAACAGCTAAACGGCATCTCCGTGAAGGTGTAAAGAATATTTTCAGAAACGGCTGGATGACTGTGGCTTCAGTAGGCGCCGTTACGACAACACTCATTCTGGTAGCGGCATTTCTGGCATTGGTTTTTAACTTAAACCAAATGGCCGCTGAAATAGAAGATGATGTTGAAATCAATGTATTAATTGACCGCACTGCTGATGAAGCCCAGATTAAAACATTGGGTGAAAAGATATCAGTGATTGATGAAGTTGATACTGTTGAATTTTCTTCTAAAGACGAACAGTTGAAGAAACTCATTGACAGCATGGGAGAGCAGGGTAAGTCTTGGCAGCTCTTTAAACAGGACAACCCACTCAACCATGTATATATCGTAACAGCTAAGACACCCACTGACACAATGGGTATTGCTAACCAAATAAAGGATTTTAATTCTGTTAAGGAAGTTAACTACGGTAAAGATGTTGTACAACGCTTATTTGAATTTAACAAATATGCAAGAACGATTGGTTTAGTATTAATCGCCGGACTAGTCTTCACCGCTATATTCCTCATTTCAAACACAATTAAACTAACTATTATGGCTCGAAGCCGGGAAATTGGAATTATGAAGCTTGTTGGGGCAACCAATGGTTTTATCAGATGGCCGTTTTTTGTGGAAGGAATGTTATTAGGTGTGTTAGGGTCGATTATTCCAATCGGCGTTATTCTTGGAGGTTATTACTATTTAGACACCAAAATTAGTGATCGAATTGATTTTAGTTTCGTTGAGATATTACCGTTTAATCCTTTCGCATGGCAGCTGTCACTGATTGTTCTGGCAATAGGTGCTCTGATTGGTATTTGGGGAAGTGTTATGAGCGTTCGTAAATTCCTGAAAGTATAA